Part of the Mycolicibacterium thermoresistibile genome, ACCCGGCCGAGACGATGTCGGCCTCCAGATCGGGGCAGTGCGCGGTCAGCAACTGCTCCACCAACCGGGTGTCGAGCAGATCGTCGGTGAACGCCTTGCCGTTGACCAGCACGGTGGGGGTGAACGGGCGGGGCACCAGCTCGATCGCCGACACCAGGTGGTCGCCCTGCCAGCGCACCGCGACGTGATCGCCGGGTGCGACGGTGGCCCCCACCGCGGGCTCCGACGGCCGGGCCGGCGGCACCCGGTGGCGCCGGCGCCAGGAGAACACCGCCGCGACCCAACCGGTCAGCCGGCGGCCCCGGATGGTCAGCACCGAGGCCGGCGCGATGAACACCGCCACCACGACGCCCAGCCACAGCATCTCCAGCCGCTCGAACAGCACGACGACCGCCGGGATGAGCACCGCCGCCCAGATCCCGTGGCCGGTGCTGAACCGCATCCCGAACAGGTTTCGCAGCGACTTCATCGGCGCCTCAACGCCCGTCGGGTCAGCGCTCCGATGCCCAGCGCCAGCGCGACCGCCGCGCTCGACACCACCACCCAGGTGATCGGCCCGCGGTCCGGCGGCGGGATGAACTCCGGTTCGGGAATCTCCTTGGCGCGGTACGGAGCCGTCTCCGGCCCCTCGGGCACATCCCAGGTCAGCGCGGCCACCGGATCGATCACCCCGGCGCCGACGTAGTTGTCCACCCCGCCGCCCGGATGCCGCGCGGTCGCGGTGATCCGGTTGATCACCTGCGCCGGCGTGAGGTCCGGGTAGCGCTGCCGGATCAACGCGGCCAGCCCCGAGACATACGCCGCGGCAAAGGAAGTACCGGCGACCGGGACCAGGCCGTCCTGCCCCTGCAGCGCGTTGACCGGCTCACCTCCGTACCCCAGTGCGGTGATGTTCTCCGCCGGCGCGGCCGCACCGACCCACGGCCCGGACATCGAGAAGTTGCTCGGCTGACCGGTCGGACCGATCCCGCCGACGGTCAGCACCAGCGGCGAATACCAGGCCGGGCTGACGATCGTCTGCACCTGCTGCCAGCCGCGCGGGTCGGACGGCACTGCCGGATCGGGCGGCGGGTTCTGGGTGCAGTCCTGACCGGTGTTGCCGGCCGCCGCGATCACCACCGCGTTCTTGACGTGCACCGCGTAGTTGACGGCCGCGCCGACACCCGTCTCGTCGATCGGGCGGGTCACCTTGTAGCAGGCCGCCTCACTGATGTTGATCACCTGCGCACCGAGGTTCGCCGCGTGCACGATGGCGCGGGCCAGGCTGCGCAGCGAGCCGGCGGTCTGGGTGGTGTTCGGATTGTTCGGATCGGTGCGCGCACCGACCGGCTGGAACGCCGCCGAGGTGTGGCGCAGCGACAGGATCCGGGCATCCGGCGCCACCCCGATGAAGCCGTCGGTCGGGGCGCCGCGCCCGGCGATCACCGAAGCCGTCAGAGTGCCGTGCGCATCGCAGTCGGACATGCCGTTGCCGGCCGCGTCGACGAAATCGCCGCCCGGTTCGGCCGGCACCCGCGGTGACCCGTTCACACCGGTGTCGATGACCGCGACGGTGATCCCCGCCCCGGTGGCGAACTTGTGCGCCTCGGTCAGCCGCAGATAGTCGCTGGCCCACGGTCGGTCGGCGAAGTTGGAGTCCGGGTACACCGTCGGCGCCGCACACACCCGGCGCTGCTCCATCGGATTGTCCGGACCGGTCTCGTCGGGCGGGACCGCCGCCGGGTCGATCACCGGAGGTTCGATCGCCCCGGCGGGCGGCGCGGTCACCACGGCCAGCAGCAGCGCCGTGATCAGCACACCCAAGAGGTGCACGGTTGCTCACCCCCCTGCAGAGCGGATGCGAGGTCGATGCCGGCCGGGAATCCACGCAGCAAACTGTTGACGGCCGAACGAAGGGTACATCCTCTCACGTCGCAGCGAAGGCCTGGTCGCACCAGGAAAGAATACGACGGCTGGTCAGGGCTCGATTCCGCTTTCTTCTGCCGACGAATCCGGGACAGAAGCGAATTAGCTGGTCAGACCGTCCCATACACGGCAATGCCATCCCGGGAATGAATCGGACCGCGGTCCGGTTATAGCCGGTATGCCTGCTGTCACCGCTGATGTTCTGCAACTGCCCCGCATCACCCGGGCCACCCCCGCCGATACGGAACGGCCGGTTCGCCGGATAACAACCGGACGCCCTGGCTATGAAGGCGAGGGGTTCCCGGTGGTCCGCGCCTTCGCGGGGGTTCCCCGCGCTGACCTCGACCCGTTCGTGCACATGGATCAGATGGGCGAGGTCCAGTACCAGCCCGGCGAGCCCCGAGGCACGGACTGGCATCCGCACCGCGGCTTCGAAACCGTGACCTACATGATCGACGGCCGGTTCGCCCATCAGGACTCACACGGTGGCGGCGGCCTGATCGGTGACGGCGCCACCCAGTGGATGACCGCCGGGTCGGGCATCCTGCACATCGAGACACCGCCCGCCGAGCTGGTGCAGAGCGGTGGCCTGTTTCACGGCGTCCAGCTGTGGGTCAACCTGCCCCGCGCCGCGAAGTTCACCCTGCCGCGGTACCAGTCCATCGAAGGGACGCAGGTGGCGCTGGTGGCCGGCGCCGACGGTGGCGCGCTCGTCCGCATCATCGCCGGCGAGATCGACGGCCACCGCGGCCCGGGCGTCACCCACACGCCGATCACCATGGCCCATGCCACCGTCCAACCCGGCGCGCAGTTGAACCTGCCGTGGAACCGCGACTTCAACGCGCTGGTCTACATCCTGTCCGGCCGTGGCACCGTCGGCCCCCAGGGACACCCGATCCACCAGGGCCGGCTCGCGGTGTTCGGACCGGGTGACCGTCTCACCGTCGGTGCCGACACCACGCAGGACTCCCACCGGCCGGCTCTCGAGGTGCTGCTGCTCGGCGGCCGGCCGATCCGCGAACCGGTGGTGCAGTACGGTCCGTTCGTGATGAACACCAAGGCCGAACTGATCGAGGCGCTCGAGGACTTCCAGGCCGGGAAGTTAGGCACCATCCCGCCGGACGCGCTGCGTCCCCACCGGGCGGGTGCCTGATCACTCCCCTCCGGGGATGGTGGCGAACCCGCCCGAATCCAGCGTGCGCAGCACCTGTTCGGCGATCCAGGCCAGCACCCCCGGGTCGCGGGGCAGCGTGGCCTGCTCGTAGCCGACCAGGATGTACATCGTCAACGACGCGAACACGTGCGCCTGGCGTTCATTGCCGAGCACCTCCAGCGCGGACTCGTACATGATGTCGAACCGCTGGCGGTCGACGGCGACCTGCACCTCGTAGACGTCCGGATCGAACGAGCTCCAGACCCGGATGGCGGCCTCGGCGCCGTGTGGCAACTGCAGCGACTCCTGCACCAGCGTGCCGATGCGCCGACGTGGATCCGGTGTGTCGCGCACCGATTCGATGATGGCGGTGGTGCGTTCCCGTCTCCAGAACTCGATCAGCTCGCGGGTATAGGTGGGCCACCCGGAGAAATAGTGGTAGAAGGATCCCGTCGTCACGCCCAGCCGATTGCAGACCTCGGCGAGCTTGAGCCCGCCATATCCGAGATCGGCGAGGACGGCCAGGCCGGTTTCGAAGTAGGCCTCCCGTGTCACGCCGCTTGCCATGGATTCAGACCCTAATTCCCGGCGCGCATGATCGACACCATTCCGGGATGGCGACGGCCCGTTTCGTGTTTCGCCCGGCCCGTCACGGCACCGCGGTGACCGCCCGGAATTCAGTGTTCTGCCTGTTCGCCGGGGTGCCTGTGGCACAATTCGGTCCGTGCCGCCGAACCCTGCTCGTCGAGGTCCGGGACGTCCTCCTGCGGCGAAGGCCGAAGAAACACGCGCCCGCATAGTACGTGCCGCTCGCGAGGTCTTCAGTGAACTCGGTTACGACGCCGCGACTTTTCAGGAGATCGCCGTCCGCGCCGATCTGACCCGTCCCGCGATCAACCATTACTTCCCCAGCAAGCAGGTGCTGTATCAGGAGGTGGTTCAGCAAACCAACTCGCTGGTGGTCGCCGAGGGGATGGAACGGGCCAAACGGGAGACCACGTTGCTCGGCCGGCTGTCGGCCTTTTTCACCGCGGC contains:
- the mycP gene encoding type VII secretion-associated serine protease mycosin yields the protein MHLLGVLITALLLAVVTAPPAGAIEPPVIDPAAVPPDETGPDNPMEQRRVCAAPTVYPDSNFADRPWASDYLRLTEAHKFATGAGITVAVIDTGVNGSPRVPAEPGGDFVDAAGNGMSDCDAHGTLTASVIAGRGAPTDGFIGVAPDARILSLRHTSAAFQPVGARTDPNNPNTTQTAGSLRSLARAIVHAANLGAQVINISEAACYKVTRPIDETGVGAAVNYAVHVKNAVVIAAAGNTGQDCTQNPPPDPAVPSDPRGWQQVQTIVSPAWYSPLVLTVGGIGPTGQPSNFSMSGPWVGAAAPAENITALGYGGEPVNALQGQDGLVPVAGTSFAAAYVSGLAALIRQRYPDLTPAQVINRITATARHPGGGVDNYVGAGVIDPVAALTWDVPEGPETAPYRAKEIPEPEFIPPPDRGPITWVVVSSAAVALALGIGALTRRALRRR
- a CDS encoding pirin family protein — protein: MPAVTADVLQLPRITRATPADTERPVRRITTGRPGYEGEGFPVVRAFAGVPRADLDPFVHMDQMGEVQYQPGEPRGTDWHPHRGFETVTYMIDGRFAHQDSHGGGGLIGDGATQWMTAGSGILHIETPPAELVQSGGLFHGVQLWVNLPRAAKFTLPRYQSIEGTQVALVAGADGGALVRIIAGEIDGHRGPGVTHTPITMAHATVQPGAQLNLPWNRDFNALVYILSGRGTVGPQGHPIHQGRLAVFGPGDRLTVGADTTQDSHRPALEVLLLGGRPIREPVVQYGPFVMNTKAELIEALEDFQAGKLGTIPPDALRPHRAGA
- a CDS encoding TetR/AcrR family transcriptional regulator, encoding MASGVTREAYFETGLAVLADLGYGGLKLAEVCNRLGVTTGSFYHYFSGWPTYTRELIEFWRRERTTAIIESVRDTPDPRRRIGTLVQESLQLPHGAEAAIRVWSSFDPDVYEVQVAVDRQRFDIMYESALEVLGNERQAHVFASLTMYILVGYEQATLPRDPGVLAWIAEQVLRTLDSGGFATIPGGE